From a single Raphanus sativus cultivar WK10039 chromosome 3, ASM80110v3, whole genome shotgun sequence genomic region:
- the LOC108844501 gene encoding protein VACUOLELESS GAMETOPHYTES — protein sequence MASRKPVNRPSVKHPSHKHPLHIFKAHVEDEIICSGCELELTGEAFKCTKSDCDYFLHKSCFDLPREINHKSHPNHPLTLLHSPPYESNAYGCDACGQYGSSFIYHCSKCQYDVHVGCAFLPDTLEREDHEHSLTLVFNSPCKGREGMVFMCDVCKETVTENLWVYHCKVCDYGTHVHSCAVYENHEAKKRGEEEAVLEALRMESLRNARMELANMRISNKINNSVIHFGDEPRYHWVRK from the coding sequence ATGGCTTCAAGAAAACCTGTAAATCGTCCATCAGTGAAGCACCCGAGTCACAAACATCCGCTACACATCTTCAAAGCCCATGTGGAAGATGAGATCATCTGCTCTGGATGTGAGCTCGAGCTAACCGGAGAAGCTTTCAAGTGTACCAAGTCAGACTGCGACTACTTCTTGCACAAGTCATGTTTCGACCTACCCCGTGAAATCAACCACAAGTCTCATCCTAACCATCCTTTAACCTTGCTTCACTCCCCACCTTATGAAAGTAACGCTTACGGGTGTGATGCATGCGGTCAATATGGATCTAGTTTCATTTACCATTGCTCTAAGTGCCAGTACGATGTTCACGTGGGATGTGCGTTTCTCCCTGATACCTTAGAGCGTGAAGATCACGAACATTCACTTACTCTAGTTTTCAACTCGCCTTGCAAAGGTCGTGAGGGTATGGTTTTCATGTGTGACGTATGTAAAGAAACTGTGACGGAGAATCTTTGGGTTTATCATTGCAAAGTATGTGATTATGGAACGCATGTGCATTCTTGTGCGGTTTATGAAAATCACGAGGCGaaaaaaagaggagaagaagaagcggtCTTGGAAGCTTTGAGGATGGAGTCGTTGAGGAATGCTCGTATGGAGTTGGCGAATATGCGTATatccaataaaataaataattccgTGATCCATTTTGGGGATGAACCTAGATACCATTGGGTGAGAAAATGA